The Sander vitreus isolate 19-12246 chromosome 5, sanVit1, whole genome shotgun sequence genome includes a region encoding these proteins:
- the tas2r200.1 gene encoding LOW QUALITY PROTEIN: taste receptor, type 2, member 200, tandem duplicate 1 (The sequence of the model RefSeq protein was modified relative to this genomic sequence to represent the inferred CDS: inserted 2 bases in 1 codon; substituted 1 base at 1 genomic stop codon) codes for MFGSADLMLSLCGTAIMLVLGVLANVFNLGVMLVQQCRSGGVKTVAIIVCFISLSNILLQISTLVLVASVWAGVLCRPDFHFFFCVVLFVWLSSSSISFXSVAWLCVFYCIRVLNFSSVLFRALKENISIILNITLVGTSLNSCVMFTPFFQSETLVPNMTEDAACVIRKPLFPAWVDVKVYVIILICYLTLMHMMITSSHTAVCAGLQVDSSSGVWVYLTTLLTISLHYLHAIFASGLSADTLFLGLSFYCVASAILLTCSNKNLRERLGEXCRGKNTNTPARSAEDKSGATATV; via the exons ATGTTTGGATCTGCAGATTTGATGCTGAGCCTGTGCGGCACCGCCATTATGCTGGTCCTGGGAGTGCTCGCCAACGTCTTCAACCTCGGGGTCATGCTGGTGCAGCAGTGCAGGTCCGGAGGTGTGAAAACCGTTGCCATCATCGTTTGCTTCATTTCGCTGAGCAACATCCTGCTGCAGATCTCCACCTTGGTCCTCGTGGCCTCGGTCTGGGCCGGGGTGCTCTGCCGGCCAGACTTCCattttttcttctgtgttgTCCTGTTTGTGTGGCTCAGCAGCAGCTCCATCAGCTTCTAGTCGGTCGCATGGCTGTGCGTCTTCTACTGCATTAGGGTTTTAAACTTCTCCTCAGTTCTCTTCAGAGCGCTCAAGGAGAACATCTCAATCATCCTGAACATCACCCTGGTGGGGACCTCTCTAAACTCATGTGTGATGTTCACCCCCTTTTTCCAAAGCGAAACTCTTGTTCCAAACATGACAGAAGATGCTGCTTGTGTCATCAGGAAGCCTCTGTTCCCCGCCTGGGTTGACGTCAAAGTTTATGTGATCATCTTAATCTGCTACCTCACCCTGATGCACATGATGATCACAAGCTCTCACACTGCAGTGTGTGCTGGTCTGCAGGTTGACAGTAGTTCTGGTGTGTGGGTTTACCTCACCACGCTGCTCACCATCTCCCTTCACTATTTGCATGCGATCTTTGCTTCTGGGCTGAGCGCGGACACGCTCTTCCTTGGCTTGTCATTTTATTGTGTGGCTTCTGCGATCCTCCTCACCTGCTCCAACaaaaacctgagagagaggctTGGAGA CTGCAGGgggaagaacacaaacacaccggCCAGGAGTGCTGAAGATAAGAGCGGAGCAACAGCCACAGTTTAA
- the cfap157 gene encoding cilia- and flagella-associated protein 157 yields the protein MADLIGSVEEKALYLTQIQYLEEQLERCHLKYDELEKQNKDLATQYSTLEKDKKDTTESLKRSATVKQKRVEELAEQLKSQQQGDQQDREELQLQHSKQKKELQDRVNGLYSVSRTMVKKFEEQQELEEQLKQLMQNQSNIESMKKQLLGQREEHTAAIDSLMNELELEREKIIVEGQQAVDRCVEKKASKILWKERALHSERLQQLQVLLNENLVLPKEKDVLQDKERDLCFEREQMKKALIKITQESITYKDEIKQLKEKSQKLRVELKDRHAAYESMLAKKEDLCKRLDSVDKDRRQKTAEVDQLKVELQRENSRRRQIKNVVQEAGITLSHILTELEKPSETEWKILRLLEILESTAPPSDQAPPSTTHLRRAVENRNRRPLTPNQPGNSAVRRHPALSCAPQQADPEAGVSADC from the exons ATGGCGGATTTAATCGGTTCTGTGGAGGAGAAGGCGTTATATTTGACTCAAATTCAATATCTGGAGGAGCAGTTGGagag ATGTCATCTTAAATATGACGAGCTGGAGAAACAGAATAAGGACCTGGCCACTCAGTACAGCACGCTGGAGAAGGACAAGAAAGACACCACTGAGTCCCTGAAACGCTCTGCGACTGTAAAACAGAAGAGGGTTGAAGAGCTGGCTGAGCAGCTGAAGAGTCAGCAGCAGGGGGACCAACAGGACAGAGAAGAactgcagctgcagcacagCAAGCAGAAGAAGGAGCTGCAGGACCGGGTCAACGGACTTTACTCAGTAAGCAGGACGATGG TGAAAAAGtttgaggagcagcaggagctgGAGGAGCAGCTGAAGCAGCTGATGCAGAATCAGTCCAACATAGAGTCTATGAAGAAGCAGCTGTTGGGTCAGAGAGAAGAGCACACAGCTGCCATCGACAGCCTGATGAACGAACTAGAGTTGGAGAGGGAAAA GATTATCGTGGAGGGGCAGCAGGCTGTGGACCGATGCGTTGAGAAGAAGGCCTCAAAGATTCTCTGGAAGGAGAGAGCTCTTCACAGCGAGcggctgcagcagctccaggtCTTGCTGAACGAAAACTTGGTCCTGCCAAAGGAGAAAGACGTCTTGCAAGACAAAGAGAGGGATCTTTGCTTTGAGAGAGAGCAAATGAAGAAAGCGCTCATAAAGATTACCCAGGAGAGTATCACCTACAAAGAC GAGATAAAGCAGCTGAAGGAGAAGAGCCAGAAGCTGAGGGTGGAGCTAAAGGACCGTCATGCCGCCTACGAGAGCATGCTCGCCAAGAAAGAGGATCTCTG TAAGCGCCTGGACTCAGTGGACAAGGACAGACGACAAAAAACAGCCGAGGTAGATCAGCTGAAGGTGGAGCTCCAGAGAGAGAACAGCAGGAGGAGGCAGATAAAGAACGTCGTTCAGGAAGCAGGCATCACTCTCAGTCACATCCTGACG GAGTTAGAGAAGCCGTCCGAGACTGAATGGAAGATCCTGAGGCTGCTGGAGATCCTGGAGAGCACCGCCCCTCCCAGCGACCAGGCTCCGCCCTCGACAACTCACCTGAGAAGAGCAGTTGAGAACCGAAACCGCAGACCACTGACCCCAAACCAGCCAG GAAACTCTGCAGTCAGAAGACACCCAGCTCTGTCGTGTGCTCCTCAGCAGGCTGATCCAGAAGCCGGAGTCTCTGCAGATTGCTGA
- the gstt1a gene encoding glutathione S-transferase theta-1a → MMELYLDLHSQPCRSVFLFAKVVGIPFEFKLVELAAGQQYSDEFGKVSLMRKVPVMKDGSFILTESVAILKYLVQKHSSSVADHWYPADLQQRARVNEYLSWQHMNLRTHGSKVFLLRALFPVIMGSEVPKEKMDAAVEDLNQSLKMLEDYFLQNKPFIIGDKISLADLVAVVEIMQPVATGLDVFEGRPKLISWRERVKKALGEKLFDESHEVIMKVSSLPHKMQNNSELEMLKPKFQKIFS, encoded by the exons ATGATGGAGCTGTATCTCGACCTGCACTCCCAGCCATGCCGCTCTGTCTTCTTGTTTGCCAAAGTGGTCGGGATTCCCTTTGAGTTCAAGCTGGTGGAGCTCGCTGCAg GGCAGCAGTACAGCGATGAGTTTGGAAAAGTCAGCCTCATGAGGAAGGTTCCTGTCATGAAGGACGGAAGCTTCATTCTGACGGAAAG CGTTGCGATCCTGAAGTACCTGGTGCAGAAACATTCGTCGTCAGTGGCAGATCACTGGTATCCTGCTGACCTGCAGCAGCGGGCTCGTGTTAATGAATACCTGTCATGGCAGCACATGAACCTGAGAACTCACGGGTCCAAGGTCTTCCTGCTCAGG GCTCTGTTTCCTGTCATCATGGGCTCTGAGGTCCCGAAGGAGAAGATGGACGCTGCTGTCGAGGATCTAAATCAGTCGCTCAAAATGCTGGAGGACTATTTCCTGCAGAACAAACCGTTCATCATCGGCGACAAAATCTCTCTGGCTGATCTGGTGGCTGTAGTTGAGATCATGCAG CCTGTTGCAACCGGCCTGGATGTGTTTGAAGGCCGTCCGAAGCTGATCAGCTGGAGAGAGCGAGTGAAAAAGGCACTCGGTGAAAAGTTGTTTGACGAAAGTCACGAGGTGATCATGAAGGTGAGCAGCCTGCCGCATAAGATGCAGAACAACAGTGAGCTGGAGATGCTCAAACCAAAGTTTCAGAAGATTTTCAGCTGA
- the LOC144517758 gene encoding uncharacterized protein LOC144517758, protein MTFTLSPQDSRLKKNTTQKSVRLVEGGSRRPVGDIFYEWTLKEAADSVRLVDGISLCSGRLEVKKNQSNQRWSSVCEADFDLQDADVVCREIGCGAPLVLQGVLYGQVEAPWWTKEFQCGGNESALLDCRSSGSDRNTCRPGKAVELTCSESVRLEGGESRCAGTLEVKHQEDWGPVSDSDWTLKEAAVACSQLDCGSAVSVGQREVSSDIPVWRIKSDCVQSGSALRECAISWYSSSILNLSCSDLLLQPNISVSYSMDGVSEAQQEGFQVSKDSDFTISCSIQPQYPQGSFQLTFTSSNSAHNYTQSAVNHSAHFLFPAAKPTHQGSYHCVYHIYVFSHNFSSKSRLLFLTVSDPTPFIIRVVVLLLTLLLAALYFYCKASSGKMSGRQENIKLDDYNLGVSEAKDEEA, encoded by the exons ATGACGTTTACTCTGTCTCCACAGGACTCCCggctgaagaaaaacacaacTCAAAAG TCTGTCAGGTTGGTGGAAGGAGGCAGTCGGAGACCAGTGGGTGACATTTTCTATGAGTGGACCCTGAAGGAAGCAG CAGACTCTGTCAGGCTGGTGGATGGGATCAGTCTGTGCTCAGGCAGACTGGAGGTGAAGAAGAACCAGTCTAACCAGAGGTGGTCCTCAGTGTGTGAAGCTGACTTTGACCTGCAGGACGCAGATGTGGTCTGTAGGGAGATTGGCTGTGGGGCTCCTTTAGTCCTCCAGGGGGTGCTCTATGGACAGGTGGAGGCTCCATGGTGGACCAAAGAGTTCCAGTGTGGAGGCAACGAGTCTGCTCTCCTGGACTGTAGAAGCTCAGGCTCAGATAGAAACACCTGCAGACCGGGAAAAGCTGTTGAACTCACCTGCTCAG AGTCTGTCAGgttggagggaggagagagtcGCTGTGCAGGAACACTGGAGGTGAAACATCAGGAAGACTGGGGACCAGTGAGTGACTCTGACTGGACCCTGAAGGAAGCAGCTGTTGCCTGTTCACAGCTGGACTGTGGCTCTGCTGTTTCTGTAGGACAGAGAGAGGTGTCCTCAGACATACCTGTGTGGAGGATCAAGTCCGACTGTGTTCAGTCTGGATCTGCTCTGAGGGAATGTGCAATATCATGGTACTCTTCCTCCATCCTGAATCTGAGCTGCTCAG ACCTGCTGCTTCAGCCCAACATCTCTGTGTCCTACTCCATGGATGGGGTCTCCGAGGCCCAGCAGGAAGGGTTTCAGGTGTCCAAGGACTCCGACTTTACCATCAGCTGCTCCATCCAGCCCCAGTATCCACAAGGCTCCTTCCAGCTCACCTTCACCTCCTCCAACTCAGCACACAACTACACCCAGTCAGCTGTCAATCACTctgcccacttcctgtttcctgctgcAAAGCCCACCCACCAAGGAAGCTACCACTGTGTTTATCACATCTATGTTTTTTCTCATAACTTCTCCTCTAAGAGTCGTCTGCTCTTTCTCACTGTCTCAG ATCCGACACCTTTTATCATCAGAGTGGTCGTTCTGCTGCTGACTCTGCTGTTAGCTGCCCTTTACTTCTACTGTAAG GCCAGCAGTGGGAAGATGTCGGGCAGACAGGAGAACATTAAACTGGATGATTATAACCTGGGTGTTTCTGAAGCTAAAGACGAAGAAGCTTAG